The Deinococcus puniceus genome segment GCAACTGGTGTGGCGCATGGGCAAGGATGACGTGAGCGACGAGATCGTGGTGAGATTAGGATTCGCCTCGGCCACGCCACGTTTTGCCCACCTGCCGCGCTTGAGGAGTGCCAACGACACCGAGCTGCAAGAC includes the following:
- a CDS encoding DUF3248 domain-containing protein: MTDAPDPPIPADLTRHLESLGGQLVWRMGKDDVSDEIVVRLGFASATPRFAHLPRLRSANDTELQDAMQAGRVVIEWVD